A DNA window from Bradyrhizobium barranii subsp. barranii contains the following coding sequences:
- a CDS encoding acyl-CoA desaturase, with product MSIAEFAPAETAQNAPAAAKPQLPPGVITEGPLVQAKLRESYLLLGILYVGAVAGIIWAITQGVGKVELFTFAWMFALTTFGIGAGMHRLFVHRSFRTGPIMRVFFCAIAQMAVQGSIAKWVANHRRHHLYADDVGDPHSPQFDGFGNRYVSALKGFLHAQGSWVFDQATTDNEYYAKDILADPIAMFFVRTRWVWYGMSGVFIPGVIGYTFGGVHTMIGCVLFSGLLRCYLLILTSQLTGSVCHAYGYRRFEVEDASTNEFVTTILTFGEGLHNNHHRFPRDAYISHAWWEIDLNGLIILGMEKIGLVHDVFHASHRQLELASEAEAQAATTGR from the coding sequence ATGTCCATCGCTGAGTTCGCCCCGGCAGAGACCGCCCAAAACGCGCCCGCCGCCGCAAAGCCGCAACTCCCGCCCGGCGTCATCACTGAAGGCCCGCTCGTCCAGGCCAAGTTGCGCGAAAGCTATCTCCTCCTCGGTATTCTCTACGTCGGCGCTGTCGCGGGCATCATCTGGGCCATCACGCAAGGCGTCGGCAAGGTGGAGCTGTTTACCTTCGCCTGGATGTTCGCGCTGACGACGTTCGGCATCGGCGCGGGCATGCACCGCCTGTTCGTCCATCGCAGCTTCCGCACCGGCCCGATCATGCGCGTCTTCTTCTGCGCCATCGCCCAGATGGCGGTGCAGGGCTCGATCGCGAAATGGGTCGCCAACCACCGCCGCCATCACCTCTATGCCGATGACGTCGGCGATCCCCACAGCCCACAGTTCGACGGCTTCGGCAATCGCTATGTCAGCGCGCTCAAGGGTTTCCTGCACGCCCAGGGCAGCTGGGTGTTCGACCAGGCGACCACCGACAACGAATACTACGCCAAGGACATCCTCGCCGATCCGATCGCGATGTTCTTCGTGCGCACGCGCTGGGTCTGGTACGGGATGTCCGGTGTCTTCATTCCCGGCGTGATCGGCTACACCTTCGGTGGCGTGCACACCATGATCGGCTGCGTGCTGTTCTCCGGCCTGCTCCGCTGTTACCTGCTGATCCTGACCAGCCAGCTCACCGGCTCGGTCTGCCACGCCTACGGCTATCGCCGCTTCGAGGTCGAGGACGCCTCGACCAACGAGTTCGTGACCACGATCCTCACCTTCGGCGAGGGTCTGCACAACAACCATCACCGCTTCCCGCGGGACGCCTATATCTCGCACGCCTGGTGGGAGATCGATCTCAACGGCCTGATCATTCTGGGCATGGAGAAGATCGGCCTCGTCCACGACGTCTTCCACGCCTCGCACCGTCAGCTTGAGCTGGCGTCCGAAGCGGAGGCGCAGGCAGCCACGACGGGGCGCTGA
- a CDS encoding PilZ domain-containing protein codes for MSVSEFLRQRAVEVSVSGSYSLPRWYDCEGQLRTFACRTKRVSPFRMIVDVPVVGKVGERVTSYFQDFGEFQCTISATLKAGFLMELDMTRERRAWMSEKLTWLEKKQKDASILELRNDARFVPQVSHSFLTLADGSTHPCFIIDVSTAGVAISCEYDPVIGTPLAVGACVGRVIRKFDNGFAVKFAEKQQRDDLVRLVVRTPMLQSA; via the coding sequence ATGTCCGTCTCAGAGTTTCTCCGGCAGCGTGCAGTGGAAGTCAGCGTGAGCGGCAGCTACTCGCTGCCGCGCTGGTACGATTGTGAGGGCCAGCTGCGCACCTTCGCCTGCCGCACCAAGCGTGTCTCCCCGTTCCGCATGATCGTCGACGTGCCAGTTGTCGGCAAGGTCGGCGAGCGCGTGACCTCCTATTTCCAGGACTTTGGCGAATTCCAGTGCACCATCAGCGCGACGCTGAAGGCGGGCTTCCTGATGGAACTCGATATGACGCGGGAGCGGCGCGCCTGGATGTCGGAAAAGCTGACCTGGCTGGAGAAGAAGCAGAAGGACGCCAGCATTCTGGAACTGCGCAATGACGCGCGCTTCGTTCCCCAAGTCTCGCACAGCTTTCTGACGCTCGCCGACGGCAGCACCCATCCCTGCTTCATCATCGACGTCTCCACGGCCGGCGTCGCGATATCCTGCGAATACGACCCAGTGATCGGAACCCCGCTTGCGGTCGGCGCCTGCGTCGGGCGCGTCATTCGCAAATTCGACAACGGCTTTGCGGTCAAGTTCGCCGAAAAACAGCAGCGGGACGACCTCGTCCGCCTGGTCGTCCGTACGCCCATGCTGCAATCGGCCTGA
- a CDS encoding photosystem reaction center subunit H encodes MTMSDDWTKRATNILRELHAAETELIGRGVILTDGKAGTVDHVFLDEVHGLRISIGGHDGKWPISTLKLLDSGFAR; translated from the coding sequence ATGACCATGTCCGATGACTGGACCAAACGAGCGACGAACATCCTTCGAGAACTTCATGCTGCCGAGACGGAGCTAATCGGCAGGGGTGTTATCCTGACCGACGGTAAGGCGGGGACGGTTGATCACGTCTTCCTTGACGAGGTGCACGGGCTCCGGATCTCGATCGGTGGCCACGACGGCAAGTGGCCGATTTCGACTCTGAAGCTTCTAGACTCCGGTTTCGCCAGATAG
- a CDS encoding PilZ domain-containing protein, whose amino-acid sequence MPQPKKRAARKSLSRHAWITLDGGFAARHCLVQDISDTGAKITLDEDASQLPGVIRMAFARDARTGRSCQVIWRRGKSAGVKFI is encoded by the coding sequence ATGCCCCAGCCCAAGAAGCGCGCAGCCCGCAAATCGCTGTCGCGGCACGCCTGGATCACGCTCGACGGCGGATTCGCGGCGCGGCATTGCCTGGTCCAGGACATCTCCGATACCGGCGCGAAGATCACGCTGGACGAGGACGCGAGCCAGCTCCCGGGGGTGATCCGGATGGCGTTCGCGCGTGACGCCCGCACCGGGCGGAGCTGCCAGGTGATCTGGCGCCGCGGCAAATCGGCCGGCGTCAAGTTCATCTGA
- a CDS encoding glutathione S-transferase family protein: MPDTKRTIWGRANSVNVQKVLWCLAELDLPYERIDAGMSFGRTREADYLAMNPNARIPTLVEGDFVLWESNSIMRYLCLAHGRGTPIYPEATKLRTSVDRWLDWTLSMVQPVDRPVFWGIVRTAPAERDMIQVQRDADAAAEVWAIADRLLSSRRFMDGDQFTLADIAIGAYARRWLGVEGITRPAQPHLTRWLAELGKRPGFAQFVAPPMS, from the coding sequence ATGCCGGACACCAAGCGGACGATCTGGGGCCGCGCCAACTCGGTCAACGTGCAGAAGGTGCTGTGGTGCCTCGCCGAGCTCGACCTGCCCTATGAGCGCATCGACGCCGGCATGAGTTTCGGCAGGACCCGCGAGGCCGACTATCTCGCGATGAACCCCAACGCACGGATCCCGACGCTGGTCGAGGGCGACTTCGTTCTGTGGGAATCGAACTCCATCATGCGCTATCTCTGCCTCGCACATGGCCGCGGCACGCCGATCTATCCCGAGGCAACGAAGCTGCGCACCAGCGTCGACCGCTGGCTCGACTGGACGCTGTCGATGGTGCAGCCGGTCGACCGCCCGGTGTTCTGGGGCATCGTGCGCACGGCCCCCGCCGAGCGCGACATGATCCAGGTGCAGCGGGATGCCGATGCCGCCGCCGAGGTCTGGGCCATCGCCGACCGCCTGCTCTCGTCGCGCCGCTTTATGGACGGCGACCAGTTCACGCTGGCCGACATCGCGATCGGCGCCTATGCGCGGCGCTGGCTCGGGGTCGAGGGCATCACCCGCCCGGCCCAGCCGCATTTGACCCGCTGGCTCGCCGAGCTCGGCAAACGGCCCGGATTTGCACAGTTTGTCGCACCGCCGATGTCGTGA
- a CDS encoding VOC family protein yields the protein MRYLHTMLRVRNLDVALKFYQDALGLKEVRRIENDKGRFTLVFLCSADDLEALKKQPQTRGAPLVELTYNWDEEKYGEDRFFGHLAYEVDDIYATCAQLMKAGVTINRPPRDGNMAFVRSPDLHSIELLQKGEPKAPAEPWSSMPNTGHW from the coding sequence ATGCGATACCTCCACACCATGCTGCGCGTGCGCAATCTCGATGTCGCGCTGAAGTTTTACCAGGATGCGCTGGGACTGAAGGAGGTGCGGCGGATCGAGAACGACAAGGGGCGCTTCACGCTCGTCTTCCTGTGCTCGGCGGACGATCTCGAGGCGCTGAAGAAGCAGCCGCAAACGCGCGGCGCGCCGCTGGTCGAGCTCACTTACAATTGGGACGAGGAGAAGTATGGCGAGGATCGCTTCTTCGGCCATCTCGCCTATGAGGTCGACGACATCTACGCAACCTGCGCGCAGCTGATGAAGGCCGGCGTCACCATCAACCGTCCGCCGCGCGACGGCAACATGGCCTTCGTCCGCTCGCCGGATCTGCACTCGATCGAGTTGCTGCAGAAGGGCGAGCCGAAGGCGCCTGCCGAGCCCTGGTCGTCGATGCCGAATACCGGCCACTGGTAG
- the ltrA gene encoding group II intron reverse transcriptase/maturase, with protein sequence MTQSLDRVRTAARLRKKDRFTALFHHINVDTLRAAFFALRRKAAPGVDGMTWEDYEEDLEPRLADLHKRVQRGAYRPQPSRRTYIPKADGKQRPLAIAALEDKIVQGATVIVLNAIYEGDFCGFSYGFRPGRGPHDALDALCTAIETRNVNWIIDADIQNFFGAVSQPWLVRFLEHRIGDKRIIRLIQKWLKAGVLEDGVVAADDRGTGQGSVISPLLGNIYLHYALDLWAKRWRQREVSGGMIIVRYADDVVVGFEREDDARRFLDAMRARLEEFELTLHPAKTRLIEFGRHAAAQRKQRGLGKPETFAFMGFTFICGKSRQGRFQLQRKTRSDRLRTKLREIKEELRRRMHWPIPAQGKWLRQVLTGHFAYFAVPTNGRALNAFRFYLTDLWRRTLRRRSQRTCLTWDRITQITDDWLPKARILHPWPKLRFAVKHPR encoded by the coding sequence ATGACCCAGTCGCTGGACCGCGTACGGACAGCCGCAAGGCTGAGGAAGAAGGACCGGTTCACCGCGCTCTTTCACCACATCAATGTCGATACACTGCGGGCGGCGTTCTTTGCGCTCAGGCGTAAGGCTGCTCCCGGAGTGGATGGCATGACGTGGGAGGACTACGAGGAAGATCTCGAGCCCCGGCTCGCCGATCTGCACAAACGGGTCCAACGAGGAGCGTATCGCCCGCAACCGTCTCGCCGGACGTACATACCAAAGGCAGACGGCAAGCAGCGCCCGTTAGCGATCGCGGCTCTCGAAGACAAAATCGTCCAGGGCGCCACCGTCATCGTGCTCAACGCCATCTACGAAGGAGACTTCTGTGGCTTTTCCTACGGGTTTCGGCCCGGCAGAGGACCACATGATGCGTTGGACGCGCTCTGCACAGCGATCGAGACGCGGAACGTGAACTGGATCATTGACGCCGACATCCAAAACTTCTTTGGCGCAGTCAGTCAACCTTGGCTGGTTCGCTTCTTGGAACATAGGATCGGCGACAAGCGCATCATCCGCCTCATTCAGAAATGGCTGAAGGCGGGTGTTCTCGAAGACGGCGTCGTAGCCGCTGATGACAGGGGAACGGGTCAAGGTTCGGTGATTTCACCGCTTCTCGGCAACATCTACCTGCACTACGCTCTCGACCTGTGGGCCAAACGCTGGCGACAGCGCGAGGTCTCCGGCGGCATGATCATCGTGCGTTACGCGGACGATGTAGTAGTCGGCTTTGAGCGCGAGGATGACGCACGTCGTTTCCTTGACGCGATGCGCGCGAGACTGGAGGAGTTCGAGCTGACGCTCCACCCGGCCAAGACCCGCCTGATTGAGTTTGGTCGCCATGCGGCGGCTCAACGCAAGCAGCGCGGACTCGGAAAGCCGGAAACCTTTGCGTTCATGGGGTTCACGTTTATCTGCGGCAAATCACGCCAAGGGCGCTTCCAGCTTCAACGGAAGACCCGTAGCGACCGCTTGCGAACCAAACTCCGCGAAATCAAGGAGGAGCTAAGGCGCCGAATGCACTGGCCGATCCCTGCACAAGGGAAATGGCTGAGGCAGGTCTTGACCGGCCACTTTGCGTACTTTGCTGTCCCGACGAATGGCCGAGCGCTCAATGCGTTTCGGTTCTATCTGACCGATCTCTGGAGGCGGACGCTTCGGCGGCGCAGTCAGCGGACCTGTCTGACCTGGGATCGCATAACGCAGATCACCGATGACTGGCTCCCCAAGGCTCGCATCCTTCATCCATGGCCGAAGCTGCGCTTCGCCGTCAAACACCCGAGGTAG
- a CDS encoding IS701-like element ISBj6 family transposase, producing MIHGWSALGGLTMPGWEDELERWLMPFLDRLGHKTRQRMCPLYVAGLIGPGDRKSVQPMAERLVTSNYDQLHHFIADGVWDATPLETELLNQADRLVGGRDAVLVIDDTSLPKKGERSVGVAAQYASALGKTANCQTLVSLTLARGEVPVMVALRLFLPDSWTSDMPRLKRARVPIEHRTPRSKPEIALAEIDRAMAANMRFGCVLADAGYGLSAPFRQGLTERGLAWAVGIPRHQKVYPVDVKLIWPITKVRGKPRKHHVPDILSIAAEQMLASAKWKTVSWRSGTKGRLKARFAALRVRTADGPPQRIWDKGQQHLPGDEVWLIGEQRASGESKYYLANLPATTDLRTLAATIKARWICEQAHQQLKEELGLDHFEGRSWQGLHRHALMTMIAYAFLQHRRLAYAGRKKKNQRASASTNHARRTPCHRRSHPSAAASAMPILPKANP from the coding sequence ATGATTCATGGGTGGTCGGCTCTTGGAGGGCTGACCATGCCGGGATGGGAAGACGAACTCGAACGCTGGCTGATGCCGTTCTTGGACCGGCTGGGTCATAAGACCCGGCAGCGGATGTGTCCTCTGTATGTTGCGGGATTGATCGGTCCTGGCGATCGCAAGAGCGTTCAGCCGATGGCGGAACGCCTTGTCACGAGCAACTACGACCAGTTGCACCATTTCATTGCCGACGGTGTCTGGGACGCGACGCCGCTGGAGACAGAGCTGCTCAACCAGGCGGACCGACTCGTCGGCGGCAGGGATGCGGTGCTGGTTATTGATGACACCTCACTGCCGAAGAAGGGTGAGCGATCGGTCGGTGTTGCGGCGCAATACGCATCGGCTCTCGGTAAAACTGCAAATTGCCAAACGCTGGTGTCTTTAACGCTTGCGCGCGGCGAAGTGCCAGTGATGGTCGCGTTACGTCTCTTTCTGCCTGACAGCTGGACAAGCGACATGCCCCGTTTGAAGCGCGCTCGCGTGCCAATCGAACACCGAACGCCACGGTCCAAGCCGGAGATCGCTTTGGCCGAGATTGACCGCGCGATGGCAGCCAACATGCGCTTTGGATGTGTGCTGGCGGATGCAGGATACGGCCTCAGCGCACCGTTTCGACAAGGGCTAACAGAGCGCGGGCTGGCCTGGGCGGTCGGTATCCCTCGGCACCAGAAAGTGTATCCCGTCGATGTGAAGCTCATTTGGCCGATCACCAAAGTCCGTGGCAAACCACGAAAGCACCACGTGCCCGATATCTTATCGATTGCGGCAGAACAAATGCTGGCCAGCGCCAAATGGAAAACCGTGAGTTGGCGTAGCGGGACGAAAGGTCGGCTCAAAGCCCGATTTGCTGCCCTCCGTGTCCGCACCGCCGACGGCCCTCCGCAGCGGATATGGGATAAAGGTCAGCAGCATCTCCCAGGCGACGAAGTCTGGCTCATTGGCGAGCAACGTGCCTCCGGGGAGAGCAAATACTATCTCGCCAATCTTCCGGCGACGACGGATCTGCGCACGCTGGCCGCCACCATCAAGGCACGGTGGATTTGTGAGCAGGCGCATCAACAGTTGAAGGAGGAGCTTGGACTTGATCACTTCGAAGGGCGATCATGGCAAGGTCTTCATCGCCACGCCCTTATGACAATGATTGCCTACGCCTTCCTGCAACATCGTCGCCTCGCATACGCGGGGCGGAAAAAAAAGAATCAACGGGCCTCCGCCTCAACCAACCATGCCCGCCGTACGCCATGCCATCGTCGATCTCATCCTTCGGCCGCCGCCTCAGCAATGCCCATATTGCCGAAAGCAAATCCTTGA
- a CDS encoding cupin domain-containing protein, which produces MPDQIPWGPVDARGAQVAVVVGDPSKPGLYMVYNKWTKGNHFSRPHFHPTDRTIVVLQGTWWVGSGPKFDPDNGTVPMPAGSFVTHTGKQVH; this is translated from the coding sequence TTGCCGGACCAGATCCCCTGGGGCCCGGTCGACGCGCGTGGCGCGCAAGTTGCCGTGGTGGTCGGCGATCCCAGCAAGCCCGGCTTGTACATGGTCTACAACAAGTGGACCAAGGGCAACCATTTCAGCCGTCCGCACTTCCATCCGACCGACCGCACCATCGTCGTGCTGCAAGGCACCTGGTGGGTCGGCTCAGGCCCGAAGTTCGATCCTGACAATGGCACCGTGCCTATGCCCGCAGGCAGCTTCGTCACCCACACCGGCAAGCAGGTGCACTAG
- a CDS encoding HU family DNA-binding protein has protein sequence MAKMTKTQLIDAIAEGTQLSKNDVKSVIEYMATVGYKELNESGEFVIPGFVKMSVVNKPATEARMGVNPFTKEPMQFAAKPASKSVKASPLKVAKDSV, from the coding sequence ATGGCGAAGATGACGAAAACTCAATTGATTGATGCAATTGCCGAGGGCACGCAGCTGTCGAAGAACGACGTGAAGTCGGTCATCGAGTACATGGCAACGGTCGGCTACAAGGAGCTCAACGAGTCCGGCGAGTTCGTCATTCCTGGCTTCGTCAAGATGTCGGTCGTGAACAAGCCGGCGACCGAAGCCCGCATGGGCGTCAATCCCTTCACCAAGGAGCCGATGCAGTTCGCGGCGAAGCCGGCGAGCAAGTCGGTGAAGGCCTCGCCGCTGAAGGTGGCCAAGGACTCGGTCTAA
- a CDS encoding DUF2934 domain-containing protein: MASLSEEQIRDRAYHLWREAGEPAGRMDTFWYEAEKLLLAERAAQSEARRG, translated from the coding sequence ATGGCCAGTCTGAGCGAGGAACAGATCCGGGACCGCGCCTATCATCTCTGGCGGGAAGCCGGCGAGCCCGCGGGGAGAATGGACACCTTCTGGTATGAGGCCGAAAAGTTGCTCCTCGCCGAGCGGGCGGCGCAAAGCGAAGCCCGCCGGGGCTGA
- a CDS encoding SIR2 family NAD-dependent protein deacylase, producing MIASDLRSGVERLGDMIAESRTIVPFTGAGISTECGIPDFRSPGGIWTRNRPIPFDEFVASPEARDESWRRRFAMEAVFAAARPGHGHRALASLYRAGKVPAVITQNIDNLHQASGFAAEHVIELHGNTTYARCIGCGQAYQLDWVKRRFDEDGGAPNCTACDEPVKTATISFGQMMPDDEMQRATALSQACDLFIAIGSSLVVWPAAGFPMMAKNAGARLVIINREPTDQDDIADLVIRHDIGETLGPFVGN from the coding sequence GTGATTGCATCGGATCTCCGCAGCGGCGTCGAACGACTCGGCGACATGATCGCCGAGTCGAGGACCATCGTGCCGTTCACGGGCGCCGGCATCTCCACCGAATGCGGCATCCCGGACTTCCGCTCACCGGGGGGAATTTGGACGCGCAACCGTCCGATCCCGTTCGACGAATTCGTCGCCAGCCCGGAAGCTCGCGACGAATCCTGGCGCCGCCGCTTTGCGATGGAGGCGGTCTTTGCCGCGGCCAGGCCCGGCCACGGTCATCGCGCACTCGCCTCGCTCTACCGCGCCGGCAAGGTTCCCGCCGTCATCACCCAGAACATCGACAATCTGCACCAGGCTTCGGGCTTTGCCGCCGAGCACGTCATCGAGCTTCACGGCAATACGACCTATGCGCGCTGCATCGGATGCGGGCAGGCCTATCAGCTCGACTGGGTGAAGCGCCGCTTCGACGAAGATGGCGGCGCACCTAACTGCACCGCGTGCGACGAGCCGGTGAAGACCGCGACGATCTCGTTCGGCCAGATGATGCCCGACGACGAAATGCAGCGCGCGACCGCGCTGTCGCAAGCCTGCGACCTCTTCATCGCGATCGGCTCCTCGCTCGTGGTGTGGCCGGCGGCGGGCTTTCCGATGATGGCGAAGAACGCCGGTGCACGTCTGGTGATCATCAATCGCGAGCCGACCGATCAGGACGACATCGCCGACCTCGTTATCCGCCACGACATAGGCGAGACTCTCGGGCCCTTTGTCGGAAATTGA
- a CDS encoding cold-shock protein, with protein sequence MGSSDGFESKKIGVPAVGEHGGGRDNALSPFSGLGEGSANLVEVHGVIKWFDASKGYGFIVPDNGWPDVLLHVTVLRRDGFQTAYEGARIVVECIQRAKGYQAFRVVSMDESTAIHPAQMLPPRTHVTVTATSGLERAQVKWFNRLRGFGFLTCGEGTPDIFVHMETLRRFGMTELRPGQYVLVRFGPGSKGMMAAEIHPETGSPGLQSH encoded by the coding sequence ATGGGGTCGTCGGACGGATTTGAGTCCAAGAAGATCGGAGTTCCCGCTGTGGGCGAGCACGGCGGCGGTCGCGATAACGCGCTAAGCCCGTTCAGCGGACTTGGTGAAGGTAGTGCCAACCTCGTCGAGGTTCACGGCGTTATCAAATGGTTCGACGCTTCAAAGGGCTACGGCTTCATCGTTCCCGACAATGGCTGGCCGGACGTGCTGCTGCACGTCACCGTGCTCAGGCGCGACGGCTTCCAGACCGCCTATGAGGGCGCCCGCATCGTCGTCGAGTGCATCCAGCGCGCCAAGGGCTACCAGGCATTCCGCGTGGTCTCGATGGACGAGTCGACCGCGATCCATCCGGCGCAGATGCTGCCGCCGCGCACCCACGTCACGGTCACCGCGACCAGCGGACTGGAGCGAGCCCAGGTCAAGTGGTTCAACCGCCTGCGCGGCTTCGGCTTCCTGACCTGCGGCGAGGGCACGCCCGACATCTTCGTGCACATGGAGACGCTGCGCCGCTTCGGCATGACCGAGCTCAGGCCCGGCCAATATGTCCTGGTCCGCTTCGGGCCCGGCTCCAAGGGCATGATGGCGGCCGAGATCCATCCCGAGACGGGATCGCCGGGATTGCAGTCGCACTAG
- a CDS encoding DUF192 domain-containing protein, with product MNFDRKAVWSIARGWLAAILVVGCAVGSAPVRAASFQPLEIVTRNGVQVFSVEMATTEEEKQTGLMYRKELADGKGMLFDFKPEQEVSMWMKNTYVSLDMIFIRADGRILRIAENTEPLSTKIISSQGPARAVLEVVAGTAQKYGIRPGDRVGHPLFGTK from the coding sequence ATGAATTTTGACCGAAAGGCCGTCTGGTCCATTGCGAGGGGCTGGCTGGCCGCCATCCTCGTCGTCGGCTGTGCCGTCGGGAGCGCGCCGGTGCGCGCCGCCAGCTTCCAGCCGCTCGAGATCGTCACCAGGAACGGCGTGCAGGTGTTCTCGGTGGAAATGGCGACGACCGAGGAGGAGAAGCAGACCGGGCTGATGTACCGCAAGGAACTGGCCGACGGCAAAGGCATGCTATTCGACTTCAAGCCCGAGCAGGAAGTGTCGATGTGGATGAAGAACACCTACGTCTCGCTCGACATGATCTTCATCCGCGCCGACGGCCGCATCCTGCGCATCGCCGAAAACACCGAGCCGCTGTCGACCAAGATCATCTCGTCCCAGGGGCCCGCGCGGGCCGTGCTGGAGGTGGTGGCGGGAACGGCGCAGAAATACGGCATCCGTCCCGGCGACCGCGTCGGCCACCCGCTGTTCGGCACCAAGTAG
- a CDS encoding RNA-binding protein, translating into MSQIDTTEKLSGTPETESSLFALCGLGVAGIAMLGWICALAWIAWRLVDWLLF; encoded by the coding sequence GTGAGTCAAATCGATACGACCGAGAAGCTCTCGGGCACGCCGGAGACTGAAAGTTCGCTGTTCGCGCTGTGCGGGCTTGGCGTCGCCGGGATCGCCATGCTGGGCTGGATCTGCGCGCTCGCCTGGATCGCCTGGCGCCTGGTCGATTGGCTGTTGTTCTGA